In Bremerella alba, one DNA window encodes the following:
- a CDS encoding sulfatase: MPAVRPVFTTCCAILLLAFFGQVSRAEKPNVLFIISDDLGSQSLGCFGNQQCRSPNIDALASQGMKFERTYTQYPVCGPSRAALMSGMYAQAIGVTSNGASEKFTKNLGDRPSLAQHFKDNGYYTARVSKIYHMRVPGDITAGVDGPDHAASWTERFNCQAPEQWSEGEHTHLTRERLKPDPQRDVHYGLGYGGAFYVVKTPGDGAEQADMKASAKAIEILEARAKDKQPFFLAVGLVRPHVPLVAPASFFEQYPAQQMTLPEQLDGDWEDIPKAGMVKNSRGSGLDTKLKKQKVLEAYYASVTFMDAQVGKMVAAVDRLGLDKNTIVVFTADHGYHLGEHEFWQKMSLHEESTRIPLIVRVPGKDAAITTALSQQIDIYPTLAELCGLSIPTHVQGKSLTPAWSDPQSIIHDEVYTLRGRNDHLLRTARWAYIRYANGDVELYDMQNDSQQFHNLAQDRKQADTLAELQKRLDKKLASIQ, translated from the coding sequence ATGCCTGCCGTGCGTCCTGTTTTCACCACTTGCTGTGCGATTCTTCTTCTCGCATTCTTCGGGCAGGTTAGTCGGGCCGAGAAGCCCAATGTGTTGTTCATCATTTCCGATGACCTCGGTAGTCAATCGCTCGGGTGTTTCGGCAACCAGCAGTGTCGTTCGCCCAATATCGATGCGTTGGCTTCGCAGGGGATGAAGTTTGAGCGGACTTACACGCAGTACCCGGTGTGTGGGCCTTCGCGGGCTGCGCTCATGTCAGGCATGTATGCTCAGGCGATTGGGGTGACCTCGAATGGAGCGTCGGAGAAGTTCACCAAGAACCTCGGCGATCGGCCATCGCTGGCTCAGCATTTTAAAGACAACGGTTACTACACGGCCCGCGTGAGCAAGATCTATCACATGCGTGTGCCGGGCGACATTACCGCCGGTGTCGATGGGCCGGATCATGCCGCCTCGTGGACCGAGCGGTTCAACTGTCAGGCCCCAGAGCAGTGGAGCGAAGGAGAGCACACACACCTGACGCGTGAGCGATTGAAGCCGGACCCTCAGCGCGATGTGCACTATGGACTGGGCTATGGGGGTGCGTTTTATGTGGTAAAAACGCCAGGCGATGGTGCCGAGCAGGCCGACATGAAAGCGTCGGCCAAAGCGATCGAAATCCTCGAAGCTCGGGCCAAGGACAAGCAGCCATTCTTCCTGGCGGTTGGCCTGGTTCGACCGCACGTGCCGTTGGTCGCACCGGCGTCTTTCTTCGAGCAGTACCCAGCCCAACAGATGACGCTGCCTGAACAATTGGACGGCGACTGGGAAGATATCCCCAAGGCAGGCATGGTAAAGAACAGCCGTGGCAGCGGGCTCGATACAAAGCTCAAGAAGCAGAAGGTGCTGGAAGCTTATTATGCCTCGGTCACGTTCATGGATGCCCAGGTAGGCAAGATGGTCGCTGCGGTCGATCGGTTGGGATTGGATAAGAACACGATCGTCGTCTTCACTGCTGACCACGGTTATCATCTGGGCGAGCATGAGTTTTGGCAGAAGATGAGCCTGCACGAAGAATCGACGCGAATCCCGTTGATCGTCCGTGTGCCTGGCAAGGACGCGGCGATTACGACAGCGTTAAGCCAGCAGATCGATATCTACCCGACGCTCGCCGAGCTATGCGGGCTGAGCATTCCGACCCATGTGCAAGGAAAGAGTTTAACGCCGGCGTGGAGCGACCCACAGTCGATAATTCACGACGAGGTTTACACGCTGCGAGGCCGAAACGACCACCTGCTACGAACCGCTCGCTGGGCTTACATACGGTACGCCAATGGTGATGTGGAACTTTATGACATGCAGAACGACTCGCAGCAGTTTCATAACTTGGCACAAGATCGCAAGCAGGCAGATACGCTGGCAGAACTGCAGAAGCGTTTGGATAAGAAGTTGGCATCGATCCAATAA